A segment of the Phaseolus vulgaris cultivar G19833 unplaced genomic scaffold, P. vulgaris v2.0 scaffold_500, whole genome shotgun sequence genome:
TCAGCTTTGATCTTCTCAAAGGCCTCGTTCTTCCCAGCAAGGTCAGCCTCAACTTTACCCAGGAGCACCTCTCGGGTAACAGAGCGCTCCTCTAGGCTAGTCATTTTGGCTTGGTTGGCGGCTACAACATCTTTGAGCGTTGCTATTTCAGCATGCAGAGGCACCACTTTGGCCAGAAGAGTGGTGTACTTCTGACCTTCATCGTGAAGCCTCTTATTGGCCTCCACCTCAGCCTTTGGCACCACGCCAAGCGCCTCAATTAAGGCGGCCTCCTGGATAAAGAAGCGTTGGGCTTGCGCAGCCATCTGCTCTTTCACCTGAGCCAGTTCATCAGCAAGAGCTCGCTGCTCGTTGGCCCTCACCTCAGCCTGATGAGAAGAAAAGCTGGCACGAGCAAGCAATCCACACGAGGCTGAGGGCCATGTTTTCGGGGTAGCGCTGCATCATCTAAGTTTCCCAGAGCCTCTAGTTGGACGCCCCTCAAAATGTGTTGAATAACCCGTGGAAGCTCGGGGGCAGGTGCCGGCGTGGGCTCTGGAACAATCTCAGCTCCCTCCTCAAGAGCAAGGAACCTTGGAGGTG
Coding sequences within it:
- the LOC137817667 gene encoding uncharacterized protein; amino-acid sequence: AEVRANEQRALADELAQVKEQMAAQAQRFFIQEAALIEALGVVPKAEVEANKRLHDEGQKYTTLLAKVVPLHAEIATLKDVVAANQAKMTSLEERSVTREVLLGKVEADLAGKNEAFEKIKAELTEQAKLLEKSKEELVEKTESLAQVEKEKTAQAEDFKKAEAELLTDAAEAYSAGFEDALSQVACKHPEVDTSFFATANNVVDGEIVPRPLP